A window of the Gossypium hirsutum isolate 1008001.06 chromosome A05, Gossypium_hirsutum_v2.1, whole genome shotgun sequence genome harbors these coding sequences:
- the LOC107958211 gene encoding vacuolar protein sorting-associated protein 35B isoform X1, which produces MLLIGAEDEEKWLAEGIAGIQHNAFYLHRALDSNNLRDALKYSAQMLSELRTSKLSPQKYYELYMRAFDELRILEMFFKDESKHGVSVVDLYELVQHAGNILPRLYLLCTVGSVYIKSKEAPAKELLQDLVEMCHGVQHPIRGLFLRSYLAQISRDKLLDIGSDYEGDAETVMDAVEFILENFTEMNKLWVRMQLEGPGRVREKREKERSALQELVGKNLHVLSQIEGVDLEIYKETVLPRVLEQVVNCKDDLSQYYLMDCIIQVFPDEYHLQTLEMLLAAFPQVQPTVDIKTVLSPLMDRLSKYAASSADVLTEFLQVEAFTKLSNAIEKVIEMQVDMPAVGAITLYVSLLTFTLRVHPDRLDYVDQVLGACVKKLSSIPKLEDRWATKQLVALLSAPLEKYNDTVTALTLSNYPRVMDHLDNGTNKVMAMVIIESIMKNNTCISTADKVEVLFELIKGLIKDLDGATDELDEEDFKDEQNSVAKLIHMLYNNEPEEMLKIICIVWKHTMAGGPKRLPFTVPSLVFSALRLVRQMQGQEGDIVGEEVPATPKKIFQLLSQMIEALSAVPSPELALRLYLQCAKAANGCDLEYVAYEFFTQVFVLYEEEIANSKAQVTAIHLIIGALQRMNVFNVENRDTLTHKTTGYSARLLKKPDQCRAVYACSHLFWVDGQDGIRDGERVLLCLKRALRIANAAQQMASIARDSSGPLTLFVEILNKYLYYFEKGNKQITAAAIQHLIELINTEMQSDSATSDAFLASTLRYIQFQKQRGGVMGAKFESIKL; this is translated from the exons ATGTTGTTAATCGGAGCAGAGGACGAAGAGAAATGGCTGGCGGAAGGGATCGCTGGTATTCAGCACAACGCTTTTTACTTGCATCGAGCTTTG GATTCCAATAATCTTAGAGATGCTCTCAAGTACTCGGCTCAGATGTTATCAGAGCTCCGGACCTCCAAACTCTCTCCTCAAAAATATTACGAACTTT ATATGCGAGCTTTTGATGAATTGAGGATATTGGAGATGTTCTTCAAAGATGAAAGCAAACACGGTGTCTCTGTGGTTGATCTGTATGAGCTAGTTCAACATGCTGGCAATATTTTGCCTAGATT GTATCTCCTATGCACGGTAGGATCTGTCTATATCAAATCTAAGGAGGCTCCTGCCAAGGAACTTCTTCAAGATCTTGTGGAAATGTGTCATGGAGTTCAACATCCCATACGTGGACTTTTTTTAAGGAGTTACCTTGCTCAAATCAGTCGAGACAAGTTACTAGATATTGGTTCTGATTATGAGGG AGATGCTGAAACTGTGATGGATGCTGTGGAATTTATACTGGAAAATTTCACTGAGATGAATAAACTTTGGGTGCGAATGCAGCTCGAG GGACCTGGTAGAGTTAGAGAGAAGCGGGAAAAAGAAAGGAGCGCACTTCAAGAACTT GTAGGAAAAAATCTCCATGTTCTCAGTCAGATAGAAGGGGTGGACCTTGAGATTTACAAAGAAACAGTTCTTCCAAGAGTCTTAGAGCAG GTTGTAAATTGCAAAGATGATCTTTCCCAATATTATTTGATGGATTGCATAATTCAGGTGTTCCCTGATGAGTATCACTTGCAGACTCTTGAGATGTTATTGGCAGCTTTCCCCCAGGTCCAG CCAACAGTTGACATCAAGACAGTTTTGTCTCCACTAATGGACAGACTGTCAAAGTATGCTGCTTCAAGTGCTGAT GTATTAACTGAATTTCTACAAGTTGAAGCCTTCACTAAATTGAGCAATGCAATTGAGAAG GTCATAGAAATGCAGGTAGACATGCCTGCTGTTGGAGCTATAACTTTGTACGTCTCTCTTCTTACCTTTACTCTTCGTGTTCATCCTGATCGGCTTGATTATGTGGATCAAGTACTG GGAGCCTGTGTTAAGAAGCTGTCGAGCATACCAAAACTTGAAGATAGATGGGCAACAAAACAATTGGTTGCTCTTTTGAGTGCTCCATTGGAGAAATACAATGATACAGTAACAGCCTTGACACTTTCTAATTATCCACGAGTAATGGACCATCTTGATAATGGAACAAATAAAGTCATGGCAATGGTTATCATTGAAAGCATTATGAAGAATAATACATGCATATCAACTGCGGACAAG GTTGAGGTGTTGTTTGAATTAATAAAGGGACTCATTAAGGACCTGGATGGTGCTACGGATGAG CTTGATGAAGAGGATTTCAAAGATGAGCAAAATTCTGTTGCTAAGCTAATTCACATGCTATATAATAATGAACCGGAGGAAATGTTGAAG ATTATATGTATTGTTTGGAAGCATACCATGGCTGGGGGACCAAAACGCCTACCCTTTACAGTTCCTTCACTTGTTTTTTCTGCACTTCGG TTGGTTAGGCAAATGCAAGGTCAGGAGGGAGACATAGTGGGAGAAGAAGTGCCAGCAACACCAAAGAAAATTTTTCAGCTCTTGAGTCAG ATGATTGAAGCACTTTCAGCTGTTCCATCACCTGAACTTGCTTTAAGGTTGTACCTACAATGTGCTAAG GCAGCTAATGGCTGTGATCTTGAGTATGTTGCTTATGAATTTTTCACTCAAGTGTTTGTATTGTACGAAGAAGAAATTGCG AACTCCAAAGCCCAAGTGACTGCAATTCATCTGATAATTGGGGCTCTACAGAGGATGAATGTATTTAATGTCGAGAACCGAGATACTTTGACACACAAGACCACAGGA TATTCAGCTCGACTATTGAAGAAGCCCGATCAGTGCAGAGCTGTTTACGCATGTTCACATCTTTTTTGGGTTGATGGTCAGGACGGCATTAGGGATGGGGAGAG GGTCCTGCTGTGCCTAAAGCGAGCATTGAGGATCGCAAATGCTGCTCAACAGATGGCTAGTATTGCACGAGATAGCAGTGGGCCACTCACGCTCTTTGTTGAGATATTGAACAA GTACCTCTATTactttgaaaaaggaaataaacaaaTCACCGCTGCTGCGATCCAACACCTGATAGAATTAATCAATACAGAGATGCAGAGTGATTCTGCAACCTCAGATGCTTTCCTTGCCAGTACCTTGCGTTACATTCAATTCCAGAAACAAAGAGGAGGTGTAATGGGTGCCAAATTTGAATCcattaaattgtaa
- the LOC107958213 gene encoding splicing factor, proline- and glutamine-rich, translating into MEAIFISSSGEKSFSPYKQLRNIPKRNVGANFVSNPNENLAPTYTINGGGGGGRGVLFAPPPSLSFSYPPSGSLLNPIFYQQMQQRQPPLLPFPSPNKPPHSSLPSRTRSLSSSPSNRKNHRPRDQSLTPKRSKSKQLIPGKIEDHPNKDHLKPTEATKTQAISNSPLTASVNPLGPDPSDLPKVLKPSYIATGSVAKDLEKFSGSVFTLSPPPSSLPLPKFSLRPKLGCNAEAAEFDVGATDNLRRLLRLH; encoded by the coding sequence ATGGAAGCAATTTTCATATCATCTTCAGGTGAGAAATCATTTTCTCCTTACAAGCAACTCAGGAATATTCCAAAGAGAAATGTCGGAGCTAACTTCGTTTCGAATCCAAATGAAAACTTAGCTCCAACATACACCATCaatggaggaggaggaggaggacgaGGCGTTTTGTTTGCTCCGCCACCGTCTCTCTCCTTTTCTTATCCTCCTTCAGGTTCTCTTCTCAATCCAATATTCTATCAGCAGATGCAGCAGCGGCAACCCCCTCTCCTTCCATTTCCATCCCCTAATAAACCTCCCCATAGCTCTCTTCCTTCTCGAACCCGAAGCCTCTCTTCCTCTCCTTCTAACAGGAAAAACCACAGACCCAGAGATCAATCCCTCACACCCAAGAGGTCGAAATCAAAACAACTCATCCCTGGGAAAATAGAGGACCATCCAAATAAAGATCATTTGAAGCCAACAGAAGCAACAAAAACACAGGCCATAAGTAATTCTCCCCTCACGGCATCGGTTAACCCGTTAGGACCAGACCCGAGTGATCTCCCTAAGGTTTTAAAGCCATCGTACATAGCAACAGGTAGCGTCGCCAAAGATTTGGAGAAGTTTTCAGGTTCCGTCTTTACACTCTCTCCACCGCCTAGCAGCTTGCCTTTGCCCAAGTTCTCGCTTAGACCGAAGCTCGGATGCAACGCTGAAGCCGCTGAGTTCGATGTGGGAGCCACTGACAATCTCCGACGGCTCCTACGTCTCCATTGA
- the LOC107958212 gene encoding rac-like GTP-binding protein RAC1: protein MSASRFIKCVTVGDGAVGKTCLLISYTSNTFPTDYVPTVFDNFSANVVVDGSTVNLGLWDTAGQEDYNRLRPLSYRGADVFILAFSLISKASYENVAKKWIPELKHYAPGVPIVLVGTKLDLRDDQQFLTDHPNAVPISTAQGEELKKQIAAPAYIECSSKTQQNVKAVFDAAIKVVLQPPNKNKKKKSGGCSIL, encoded by the exons ATGAGCGCCTCGAGATTCATAAAGTGCGTCACCGTCGGCGATGGAGCCGTCGGAAAGACCTGCTTGCTGATTTCCTACACCAGCAACACTTTCCCTACG GACTATGTCCCGACTGTTTTCGACAATTTCAGTGCAAATGTCGTCGTCGATGGCAGCACTGTCAACTTAGGTTTATGGGACACTGCTG GTCAGGAGGATTACAATAGACTACGACCACTGAGCTATCGTGGGGCTGATGTGTTTATTCTTGCATTTTCTCTCATCAGCAAGGCCAGTTATGAAAACGTTGCCAAGAAG TGGATTCCTGAACTAAAGCATTATGCCCCTGGTGTTCCGATAGTTCTTGTTGGAACTAAGCTTG ATCTCCGAGATGATCAACAATTCTTAACAGACCATCCTAACGCAGTGCCCATTTCTACAGCTCAG GGAGAGGAATTAAAGAAACAGATTGCGGCTCCTGCATACATTGAGTGTAGCTCAAAAACACAGCAG AATGTGAAGGCAGTGTTTGATGCAGCCATTAAGGTAGTGCTGCAGCCTCCgaataaaaataagaagaaaaagtcAGGTGGTTGCTCAATATTATGA
- the LOC107958211 gene encoding vacuolar protein sorting-associated protein 35B isoform X2 — MLLIGAEDEEKWLAEGIAGIQHNAFYLHRALDSNNLRDALKYSAQMLSELRTSKLSPQKYYELYMRAFDELRILEMFFKDESKHGVSVVDLYELVQHAGNILPRLYLLCTVGSVYIKSKEAPAKELLQDLVEMCHGVQHPIRGLFLRSYLAQISRDKLLDIGSDYEGDAETVMDAVEFILENFTEMNKLWVRMQLEGPGRVREKREKERSALQELVGKNLHVLSQIEGVDLEIYKETVLPRVLEQVVNCKDDLSQYYLMDCIIQVFPDEYHLQTLEMLLAAFPQVQPTVDIKTVLSPLMDRLSKYAASSADVLTEFLQVEAFTKLSNAIEKVIEMQVDMPAVGAITLYVSLLTFTLRVHPDRLDYVDQVLGACVKKLSSIPKLEDRWATKQLVALLSAPLEKYNDTVTALTLSNYPRVMDHLDNGTNKVMAMVIIESIMKNNTCISTADKVEVLFELIKGLIKDLDGATDELDEEDFKDEQNSVAKLIHMLYNNEPEEMLKIICIVWKHTMAGGPKRLPFTVPSLVFSALRLVRQMQGQEGDIVGEEVPATPKKIFQLLSQMIEALSAVPSPELALRLYLQCAKAANGCDLEYVAYEFFTQVFVLYEEEIANSKAQVTAIHLIIGALQRMNVFNVENRDTLTHKTTGYSARLLKKPDQCRAVYACSHLFWVDGQDGIRDGERFDLKTYPDLA, encoded by the exons ATGTTGTTAATCGGAGCAGAGGACGAAGAGAAATGGCTGGCGGAAGGGATCGCTGGTATTCAGCACAACGCTTTTTACTTGCATCGAGCTTTG GATTCCAATAATCTTAGAGATGCTCTCAAGTACTCGGCTCAGATGTTATCAGAGCTCCGGACCTCCAAACTCTCTCCTCAAAAATATTACGAACTTT ATATGCGAGCTTTTGATGAATTGAGGATATTGGAGATGTTCTTCAAAGATGAAAGCAAACACGGTGTCTCTGTGGTTGATCTGTATGAGCTAGTTCAACATGCTGGCAATATTTTGCCTAGATT GTATCTCCTATGCACGGTAGGATCTGTCTATATCAAATCTAAGGAGGCTCCTGCCAAGGAACTTCTTCAAGATCTTGTGGAAATGTGTCATGGAGTTCAACATCCCATACGTGGACTTTTTTTAAGGAGTTACCTTGCTCAAATCAGTCGAGACAAGTTACTAGATATTGGTTCTGATTATGAGGG AGATGCTGAAACTGTGATGGATGCTGTGGAATTTATACTGGAAAATTTCACTGAGATGAATAAACTTTGGGTGCGAATGCAGCTCGAG GGACCTGGTAGAGTTAGAGAGAAGCGGGAAAAAGAAAGGAGCGCACTTCAAGAACTT GTAGGAAAAAATCTCCATGTTCTCAGTCAGATAGAAGGGGTGGACCTTGAGATTTACAAAGAAACAGTTCTTCCAAGAGTCTTAGAGCAG GTTGTAAATTGCAAAGATGATCTTTCCCAATATTATTTGATGGATTGCATAATTCAGGTGTTCCCTGATGAGTATCACTTGCAGACTCTTGAGATGTTATTGGCAGCTTTCCCCCAGGTCCAG CCAACAGTTGACATCAAGACAGTTTTGTCTCCACTAATGGACAGACTGTCAAAGTATGCTGCTTCAAGTGCTGAT GTATTAACTGAATTTCTACAAGTTGAAGCCTTCACTAAATTGAGCAATGCAATTGAGAAG GTCATAGAAATGCAGGTAGACATGCCTGCTGTTGGAGCTATAACTTTGTACGTCTCTCTTCTTACCTTTACTCTTCGTGTTCATCCTGATCGGCTTGATTATGTGGATCAAGTACTG GGAGCCTGTGTTAAGAAGCTGTCGAGCATACCAAAACTTGAAGATAGATGGGCAACAAAACAATTGGTTGCTCTTTTGAGTGCTCCATTGGAGAAATACAATGATACAGTAACAGCCTTGACACTTTCTAATTATCCACGAGTAATGGACCATCTTGATAATGGAACAAATAAAGTCATGGCAATGGTTATCATTGAAAGCATTATGAAGAATAATACATGCATATCAACTGCGGACAAG GTTGAGGTGTTGTTTGAATTAATAAAGGGACTCATTAAGGACCTGGATGGTGCTACGGATGAG CTTGATGAAGAGGATTTCAAAGATGAGCAAAATTCTGTTGCTAAGCTAATTCACATGCTATATAATAATGAACCGGAGGAAATGTTGAAG ATTATATGTATTGTTTGGAAGCATACCATGGCTGGGGGACCAAAACGCCTACCCTTTACAGTTCCTTCACTTGTTTTTTCTGCACTTCGG TTGGTTAGGCAAATGCAAGGTCAGGAGGGAGACATAGTGGGAGAAGAAGTGCCAGCAACACCAAAGAAAATTTTTCAGCTCTTGAGTCAG ATGATTGAAGCACTTTCAGCTGTTCCATCACCTGAACTTGCTTTAAGGTTGTACCTACAATGTGCTAAG GCAGCTAATGGCTGTGATCTTGAGTATGTTGCTTATGAATTTTTCACTCAAGTGTTTGTATTGTACGAAGAAGAAATTGCG AACTCCAAAGCCCAAGTGACTGCAATTCATCTGATAATTGGGGCTCTACAGAGGATGAATGTATTTAATGTCGAGAACCGAGATACTTTGACACACAAGACCACAGGA TATTCAGCTCGACTATTGAAGAAGCCCGATCAGTGCAGAGCTGTTTACGCATGTTCACATCTTTTTTGGGTTGATGGTCAGGACGGCATTAGGGATGGGGAGAGGTTTGACCTGAAAACTTACCCTGATTTAGCTTGA
- the LOC107958211 gene encoding vacuolar protein sorting-associated protein 35B isoform X3 — translation MIMSSCRDAETVMDAVEFILENFTEMNKLWVRMQLEGPGRVREKREKERSALQELVGKNLHVLSQIEGVDLEIYKETVLPRVLEQVVNCKDDLSQYYLMDCIIQVFPDEYHLQTLEMLLAAFPQVQPTVDIKTVLSPLMDRLSKYAASSADVLTEFLQVEAFTKLSNAIEKVIEMQVDMPAVGAITLYVSLLTFTLRVHPDRLDYVDQVLGACVKKLSSIPKLEDRWATKQLVALLSAPLEKYNDTVTALTLSNYPRVMDHLDNGTNKVMAMVIIESIMKNNTCISTADKVEVLFELIKGLIKDLDGATDELDEEDFKDEQNSVAKLIHMLYNNEPEEMLKIICIVWKHTMAGGPKRLPFTVPSLVFSALRLVRQMQGQEGDIVGEEVPATPKKIFQLLSQMIEALSAVPSPELALRLYLQCAKAANGCDLEYVAYEFFTQVFVLYEEEIANSKAQVTAIHLIIGALQRMNVFNVENRDTLTHKTTGYSARLLKKPDQCRAVYACSHLFWVDGQDGIRDGERVLLCLKRALRIANAAQQMASIARDSSGPLTLFVEILNKYLYYFEKGNKQITAAAIQHLIELINTEMQSDSATSDAFLASTLRYIQFQKQRGGVMGAKFESIKL, via the exons ATGATTATGTCTTCCTGCAGAGATGCTGAAACTGTGATGGATGCTGTGGAATTTATACTGGAAAATTTCACTGAGATGAATAAACTTTGGGTGCGAATGCAGCTCGAG GGACCTGGTAGAGTTAGAGAGAAGCGGGAAAAAGAAAGGAGCGCACTTCAAGAACTT GTAGGAAAAAATCTCCATGTTCTCAGTCAGATAGAAGGGGTGGACCTTGAGATTTACAAAGAAACAGTTCTTCCAAGAGTCTTAGAGCAG GTTGTAAATTGCAAAGATGATCTTTCCCAATATTATTTGATGGATTGCATAATTCAGGTGTTCCCTGATGAGTATCACTTGCAGACTCTTGAGATGTTATTGGCAGCTTTCCCCCAGGTCCAG CCAACAGTTGACATCAAGACAGTTTTGTCTCCACTAATGGACAGACTGTCAAAGTATGCTGCTTCAAGTGCTGAT GTATTAACTGAATTTCTACAAGTTGAAGCCTTCACTAAATTGAGCAATGCAATTGAGAAG GTCATAGAAATGCAGGTAGACATGCCTGCTGTTGGAGCTATAACTTTGTACGTCTCTCTTCTTACCTTTACTCTTCGTGTTCATCCTGATCGGCTTGATTATGTGGATCAAGTACTG GGAGCCTGTGTTAAGAAGCTGTCGAGCATACCAAAACTTGAAGATAGATGGGCAACAAAACAATTGGTTGCTCTTTTGAGTGCTCCATTGGAGAAATACAATGATACAGTAACAGCCTTGACACTTTCTAATTATCCACGAGTAATGGACCATCTTGATAATGGAACAAATAAAGTCATGGCAATGGTTATCATTGAAAGCATTATGAAGAATAATACATGCATATCAACTGCGGACAAG GTTGAGGTGTTGTTTGAATTAATAAAGGGACTCATTAAGGACCTGGATGGTGCTACGGATGAG CTTGATGAAGAGGATTTCAAAGATGAGCAAAATTCTGTTGCTAAGCTAATTCACATGCTATATAATAATGAACCGGAGGAAATGTTGAAG ATTATATGTATTGTTTGGAAGCATACCATGGCTGGGGGACCAAAACGCCTACCCTTTACAGTTCCTTCACTTGTTTTTTCTGCACTTCGG TTGGTTAGGCAAATGCAAGGTCAGGAGGGAGACATAGTGGGAGAAGAAGTGCCAGCAACACCAAAGAAAATTTTTCAGCTCTTGAGTCAG ATGATTGAAGCACTTTCAGCTGTTCCATCACCTGAACTTGCTTTAAGGTTGTACCTACAATGTGCTAAG GCAGCTAATGGCTGTGATCTTGAGTATGTTGCTTATGAATTTTTCACTCAAGTGTTTGTATTGTACGAAGAAGAAATTGCG AACTCCAAAGCCCAAGTGACTGCAATTCATCTGATAATTGGGGCTCTACAGAGGATGAATGTATTTAATGTCGAGAACCGAGATACTTTGACACACAAGACCACAGGA TATTCAGCTCGACTATTGAAGAAGCCCGATCAGTGCAGAGCTGTTTACGCATGTTCACATCTTTTTTGGGTTGATGGTCAGGACGGCATTAGGGATGGGGAGAG GGTCCTGCTGTGCCTAAAGCGAGCATTGAGGATCGCAAATGCTGCTCAACAGATGGCTAGTATTGCACGAGATAGCAGTGGGCCACTCACGCTCTTTGTTGAGATATTGAACAA GTACCTCTATTactttgaaaaaggaaataaacaaaTCACCGCTGCTGCGATCCAACACCTGATAGAATTAATCAATACAGAGATGCAGAGTGATTCTGCAACCTCAGATGCTTTCCTTGCCAGTACCTTGCGTTACATTCAATTCCAGAAACAAAGAGGAGGTGTAATGGGTGCCAAATTTGAATCcattaaattgtaa
- the LOC107958211 gene encoding vacuolar protein sorting-associated protein 35B isoform X4 — protein sequence MCHGACDSFILFGHPELKTSIPISGLQGPGRVREKREKERSALQELVGKNLHVLSQIEGVDLEIYKETVLPRVLEQVVNCKDDLSQYYLMDCIIQVFPDEYHLQTLEMLLAAFPQVQPTVDIKTVLSPLMDRLSKYAASSADVLTEFLQVEAFTKLSNAIEKVIEMQVDMPAVGAITLYVSLLTFTLRVHPDRLDYVDQVLGACVKKLSSIPKLEDRWATKQLVALLSAPLEKYNDTVTALTLSNYPRVMDHLDNGTNKVMAMVIIESIMKNNTCISTADKVEVLFELIKGLIKDLDGATDELDEEDFKDEQNSVAKLIHMLYNNEPEEMLKIICIVWKHTMAGGPKRLPFTVPSLVFSALRLVRQMQGQEGDIVGEEVPATPKKIFQLLSQMIEALSAVPSPELALRLYLQCAKAANGCDLEYVAYEFFTQVFVLYEEEIANSKAQVTAIHLIIGALQRMNVFNVENRDTLTHKTTGYSARLLKKPDQCRAVYACSHLFWVDGQDGIRDGERVLLCLKRALRIANAAQQMASIARDSSGPLTLFVEILNKYLYYFEKGNKQITAAAIQHLIELINTEMQSDSATSDAFLASTLRYIQFQKQRGGVMGAKFESIKL from the exons AT GTGTCATGGTGCTTGTGATTCATTCATACTCTTTGGTCATCCTGAGTTGAAGACTTCAATTCCAATTTCTGGTCTGCAGGGACCTGGTAGAGTTAGAGAGAAGCGGGAAAAAGAAAGGAGCGCACTTCAAGAACTT GTAGGAAAAAATCTCCATGTTCTCAGTCAGATAGAAGGGGTGGACCTTGAGATTTACAAAGAAACAGTTCTTCCAAGAGTCTTAGAGCAG GTTGTAAATTGCAAAGATGATCTTTCCCAATATTATTTGATGGATTGCATAATTCAGGTGTTCCCTGATGAGTATCACTTGCAGACTCTTGAGATGTTATTGGCAGCTTTCCCCCAGGTCCAG CCAACAGTTGACATCAAGACAGTTTTGTCTCCACTAATGGACAGACTGTCAAAGTATGCTGCTTCAAGTGCTGAT GTATTAACTGAATTTCTACAAGTTGAAGCCTTCACTAAATTGAGCAATGCAATTGAGAAG GTCATAGAAATGCAGGTAGACATGCCTGCTGTTGGAGCTATAACTTTGTACGTCTCTCTTCTTACCTTTACTCTTCGTGTTCATCCTGATCGGCTTGATTATGTGGATCAAGTACTG GGAGCCTGTGTTAAGAAGCTGTCGAGCATACCAAAACTTGAAGATAGATGGGCAACAAAACAATTGGTTGCTCTTTTGAGTGCTCCATTGGAGAAATACAATGATACAGTAACAGCCTTGACACTTTCTAATTATCCACGAGTAATGGACCATCTTGATAATGGAACAAATAAAGTCATGGCAATGGTTATCATTGAAAGCATTATGAAGAATAATACATGCATATCAACTGCGGACAAG GTTGAGGTGTTGTTTGAATTAATAAAGGGACTCATTAAGGACCTGGATGGTGCTACGGATGAG CTTGATGAAGAGGATTTCAAAGATGAGCAAAATTCTGTTGCTAAGCTAATTCACATGCTATATAATAATGAACCGGAGGAAATGTTGAAG ATTATATGTATTGTTTGGAAGCATACCATGGCTGGGGGACCAAAACGCCTACCCTTTACAGTTCCTTCACTTGTTTTTTCTGCACTTCGG TTGGTTAGGCAAATGCAAGGTCAGGAGGGAGACATAGTGGGAGAAGAAGTGCCAGCAACACCAAAGAAAATTTTTCAGCTCTTGAGTCAG ATGATTGAAGCACTTTCAGCTGTTCCATCACCTGAACTTGCTTTAAGGTTGTACCTACAATGTGCTAAG GCAGCTAATGGCTGTGATCTTGAGTATGTTGCTTATGAATTTTTCACTCAAGTGTTTGTATTGTACGAAGAAGAAATTGCG AACTCCAAAGCCCAAGTGACTGCAATTCATCTGATAATTGGGGCTCTACAGAGGATGAATGTATTTAATGTCGAGAACCGAGATACTTTGACACACAAGACCACAGGA TATTCAGCTCGACTATTGAAGAAGCCCGATCAGTGCAGAGCTGTTTACGCATGTTCACATCTTTTTTGGGTTGATGGTCAGGACGGCATTAGGGATGGGGAGAG GGTCCTGCTGTGCCTAAAGCGAGCATTGAGGATCGCAAATGCTGCTCAACAGATGGCTAGTATTGCACGAGATAGCAGTGGGCCACTCACGCTCTTTGTTGAGATATTGAACAA GTACCTCTATTactttgaaaaaggaaataaacaaaTCACCGCTGCTGCGATCCAACACCTGATAGAATTAATCAATACAGAGATGCAGAGTGATTCTGCAACCTCAGATGCTTTCCTTGCCAGTACCTTGCGTTACATTCAATTCCAGAAACAAAGAGGAGGTGTAATGGGTGCCAAATTTGAATCcattaaattgtaa
- the LOC107958210 gene encoding uncharacterized protein — MSRCFPYPPPGYLRQGFAESIKLENEKVPSKTEQKIHKRSEKKQKKKERERKDKTHGLAKKFKHDDSLNVYKYDQLENSDLTEEHGPPVCYTSDGSQNSNKRKRETLFSSECRVNGNAVKIWFTLKKPCQSAASLSEETVSTSVRSDSTQEQCSSRSIKANTVTHVPEQNLWHNDERRSQIPSSETSVRDSEMQNAAFPYESLIEGWMPPLVELSDDNGDNWLFKVKQQGQTAAKTSKVDSGVTTCRGCATSWPSAQFVSEADTYALPYTIPF; from the exons ATGTCTCGGTGCTTTCCTTACCCGCCCCCAGGATATTTAAGGCAGGGGTTTGCGGAATCCATTAAG CTCGAGAATGAGAAGGTACCGTCCAAAACAGAACAGAAAATACACAAGAGAAGTGAGAAGAAgcagaaaaagaaggaaagagaaagaaaggatAAAACGCATGGTCTCGCCAAGAAATTTAAGCATGATGATTCCCTAAATGTCTATAAATATGACCAATTGGAGAATAGTGATCTTACCGAAGAACATGGGCCACCTGTTTGCTACACATCTGATGGCAGCCAAAACAGCAACAAGAGGAAAAGGGAAACTTTATTCTCTAGTGAATGCAGGGTTAATG GTAATGCCGTAAAGATATGGTTTACCTTGAAAAAGCCTTGTCAATCTGCTGCATCTCTTAGTGAAGAAACAGTCTCTACCTCTGTGAGGTCGGATTCCACTCAAGAGCAATGTTCATCTCGGAGTATAAAAGCTAATACAGTTACTCATGTGCCTGAACAAAATCTATGGCACAATGATGAAAGGAGATCACAAATTCCCTCTTCCGAAACTTCAGTGCGTGACAGTGAGATGCAGAATGCTGCATTTCCATATGAAAGCTTGATCGAGGGTTGGATGCCACCTCTCGTTGAGCTAAGTGATGACAACGGTGATAACTGGCTTTTTAAGGTCAAGCAGCAAGGACAAACGGCCGCTAAAACATCTAAAGTTGACAGTGGTGTTACTACTTGTCGTGGTTGTGCAACTTCATGGCCAAGTGCTCAGTTTGTTTCGGAGGCTGATACTTATGCACTGCCTTATACCATTCCATTTTGA